A window of Candidatus Dependentiae bacterium contains these coding sequences:
- the rsmG gene encoding 16S rRNA (guanine(527)-N(7))-methyltransferase RsmG, whose product MKNTKEKPSEIIFSNFARQDSLSTEQVEQFQEYEKLLKEWNEKFNLTAITDTAGIVNQHFRDSLILKNFMDLNKVNSIADIGPGAGFPSIPLKIAYPNLKVYLIEVNQKKQKFLDFIVKKLNLSDVEIIDLDWRTFLRKTEHDIDYFVTKAALHEVELIRMFKASCYYKNSKLIYWASFDWIAYPKAVEYILHENSYKLNKKDRKLVFMGVKK is encoded by the coding sequence ATGAAAAATACAAAAGAAAAACCAAGTGAGATTATTTTTAGCAATTTTGCCAGGCAAGACAGTCTTTCAACTGAACAGGTTGAACAGTTTCAAGAGTATGAAAAATTACTTAAAGAATGGAATGAAAAGTTTAATCTTACTGCAATTACAGATACGGCTGGAATTGTAAACCAACATTTTCGAGATTCTTTGATCTTAAAGAATTTTATGGATCTTAATAAAGTTAATTCTATTGCCGATATCGGACCTGGGGCCGGATTTCCTTCAATACCTTTAAAAATCGCATATCCAAATCTAAAAGTTTATTTGATAGAAGTTAATCAAAAGAAACAAAAGTTTTTAGATTTTATAGTCAAAAAACTTAATTTATCAGATGTTGAAATAATAGATCTTGATTGGAGAACGTTTTTACGTAAAACCGAGCATGATATTGATTATTTCGTTACAAAAGCTGCTTTGCATGAAGTTGAACTTATAAGAATGTTTAAAGCCAGTTGTTATTATAAAAATTCAAAACTTATTTATTGGGCAAGCTTTGATTGGATTGCATATCCAAAAGCTGTTGAATATATTTTGCATGAAAATAGTTATAAATTAAATAAAAAAGATAGAAAATTAGTTTTTATGGGAGTTAAAAAATAG